From a single Candoia aspera isolate rCanAsp1 chromosome 2, rCanAsp1.hap2, whole genome shotgun sequence genomic region:
- the LOC134489318 gene encoding putative protein-lysine deacylase ABHD14B isoform X1 yields MPAGFPEDPQAMAATQPTEGTIVVGGQTLFSRQAKPAQQTPRFSVLLLHGIRFSSETWLNLQTLSILAEAGYHAVAIDLPGFGHSKDATAPAPVGEPAPGSFLKSVLEALKFDQAVVISPSLSGMYSLPFLFQHNHLLKAYIPVAPICTEKFPPTQYASVKTPTLIVYGDQDVQLGEVSLNNLKNLPNHKMMMMKGAGHACYLDKPDEWHQGLLDFLKNIQ; encoded by the exons ATGCCTGCAGGTTTCCCAGAAGATCCTCAAGCGATGGCTGCCACCCAGCCGACAGAGGGAACCATCGTAGTGGGTGGGCAGACTCTGTTCTCCCGCCAGGCTAAGCCTGCCCAGCAGACTCCTCGCTTTTCTGTCCTGCTGCTACACGGCATTCGTTTTTCATCGGAGACTTGGCTCAACCTGCAGACTTTGTCTATTTTGGCAGAAGCTGGATATCATGCTGTAGCTATTGATCTGCCAG GATTCGGCCATTCCAAAGATGCTACCGCTCCAGCTCCTGTTGGAGAGCCGGCACCAGGCAGTTTCCTGAAGTCCGTCTTGGAGGCCCTGAAATTTGACCAAGCGGTGGTGATCAGTCCATCTCTCAGTGGGATGTATTCACTTCCATTCCTTTTTCAACACAATCACCTTCTCAAGGCCTACATCCCAGTGGCTCCCATCTGCACAGAGAAGTTCCCACCCACCCAATATGCCAGTGTCAAG ACACCAACTCTCATCGTATATGGGGACCAAGATGTCCAACTGGGAGAAGTGAGCCTGAACAACTTGAAGAACTTACCTAAtcacaagatgatgatgatgaaagggGCAGGCCATGCCTGTTACCTTGACAAGCCAGATGAGTGGCACCAGGGGCTGCTGGATTTCCTGAAGAACATACAGTAA
- the LOC134489318 gene encoding putative protein-lysine deacylase ABHD14B isoform X2, whose product MAATQPTEGTIVVGGQTLFSRQAKPAQQTPRFSVLLLHGIRFSSETWLNLQTLSILAEAGYHAVAIDLPGFGHSKDATAPAPVGEPAPGSFLKSVLEALKFDQAVVISPSLSGMYSLPFLFQHNHLLKAYIPVAPICTEKFPPTQYASVKTPTLIVYGDQDVQLGEVSLNNLKNLPNHKMMMMKGAGHACYLDKPDEWHQGLLDFLKNIQ is encoded by the exons ATGGCTGCCACCCAGCCGACAGAGGGAACCATCGTAGTGGGTGGGCAGACTCTGTTCTCCCGCCAGGCTAAGCCTGCCCAGCAGACTCCTCGCTTTTCTGTCCTGCTGCTACACGGCATTCGTTTTTCATCGGAGACTTGGCTCAACCTGCAGACTTTGTCTATTTTGGCAGAAGCTGGATATCATGCTGTAGCTATTGATCTGCCAG GATTCGGCCATTCCAAAGATGCTACCGCTCCAGCTCCTGTTGGAGAGCCGGCACCAGGCAGTTTCCTGAAGTCCGTCTTGGAGGCCCTGAAATTTGACCAAGCGGTGGTGATCAGTCCATCTCTCAGTGGGATGTATTCACTTCCATTCCTTTTTCAACACAATCACCTTCTCAAGGCCTACATCCCAGTGGCTCCCATCTGCACAGAGAAGTTCCCACCCACCCAATATGCCAGTGTCAAG ACACCAACTCTCATCGTATATGGGGACCAAGATGTCCAACTGGGAGAAGTGAGCCTGAACAACTTGAAGAACTTACCTAAtcacaagatgatgatgatgaaagggGCAGGCCATGCCTGTTACCTTGACAAGCCAGATGAGTGGCACCAGGGGCTGCTGGATTTCCTGAAGAACATACAGTAA